In Mobula hypostoma chromosome 12, sMobHyp1.1, whole genome shotgun sequence, one DNA window encodes the following:
- the si:ch211-121a2.4 gene encoding transmembrane protein 205, translating into MSTVPIAMATNGEATTLAKLLHLIFLATFWGMQIWVTFVSGFIMGSNLTRHTFGFIQSKLFPSYFHLGSACAFFNLMIFAIHHPSEQLNPEETFQIITLFICVTFAALNAQWFGQITSEIMTDMHLIERSCGLGQDIGLSTNREAYNQLKESKPKYKELAKQLAMYHNASSLCNLCCLICNGISLYYIATNLSTL; encoded by the exons ATGTCAACTGTGCCAATCGCCATGGCTACCAATGGAGAGGCTACAACACTTGCAAAACTTCTGCACCTGATCTTCCTGGCCACGTTCTGGGGGATGCAGATTTGGGTGACATTTGTATCTG gtTTTATCATGGGCAGCAATCTCACCAGACACACATTTGGCTTCATCCAGAGCAAACTCTTTCCATCCTACTTTCATCTCGGATCTGCCTGTGCTTTCTTTAACTTAATGATCTTTGCAATCCATCATCCCAGTGAGCAGTTAAATCCAGAGGAGACATTTCAG ATTATAACTTTATTCATTTGTGTTACTTTTGCTGCACTCAATGCTCAATGGTTTGGGCAGATAACTTCTGAAATCATGACTGACATGCATCTGATTGAAAGGAGCTGTGGGCTCGGACAGGATATTGGATTGTCTACCAACAGAGAGGCCTATAACCAGTTGAAAGAGAGTAAACCCAAATACAAGGAACTTGCAAAGCAACTTGCAATGTATCACAATGCCTCCTCTTTATGTAACCTGTGCTGTCTCATTTGTAATGGGATAAGTTTGTACTACATAGCAACCAATTTATCCACATTATAA